Genomic segment of Nitrosopumilus sp.:
AGTGCCTCTGAGGTAATTTCTGCTGGAACAAATTATCTAATTGTTGGTAGAACCATTTTAAATTCTAAAAATCCAATTGAGACTGCCAAAGAATTACAGTTACAAAGTTTTAGAAAGTAACATTTGAGCTTTTGTCAAAACTGTTTTTGCATTATCAAATGTTGTTTTCTCCATTGCTGTACTATAATCCATCCATGTGTAATCTAGATGTTCATGTGAAATTTTAACATCTTTTGTTTTTGTTTCAGCTAGGAAAAATACTACTTTTTTATGAACTAATTCTCCTTGATATTGAAAATTATATTCTATCCATTCTTCAAAATTATCTAAAAACGTAATGTCTGTAATACCTGTTTCCTCTTGTGTTTCTCTAACTGCAGTTTGTTTAATTGATTCTCCTTTTTCCATTTTCCCTTTAACAAAATCCCAATGCCCTGATGGATAATGTAATAACAAAAATAATTTTTTAGATTCTTCTTTTCTAAATATTACAATTCCTGCAGATGTTTCTTCAATCATTTACCTAATCTTCTCTTCCTTTCTTGGTATGTTCTAATTGCCCTCATTAAATCTATTTTTCTAAATTCAGGCCAAAAAATATCCATAAAAACTAATTCACTGTAAGCACTTTGCCACATCAAAAATCCACTTAATCTTTTTTCTCCGGAAGTACGCAAAACCATGTCTGGAGATGATTGTGGTAAATGTGATGTGTATAAGTTAGATTCTATTTCTTTCTTATCAATATCTTCAACATCTAAAGAACCTTCTTTGATTTTTCCTCCAATTTTTTTTACTGCATCTACTAATTCATTTTGTCCTCCATATGCAAGTGCTATATTTAGAAAATGATTGTCATAGTCTTTTGTTGCATCATCCAATTGTCTCAAAATTTCTTTAATGGATTCTGGAAGTAATTCAATTCTGCCTATTCCCTTTACTCTCATTTTGTTTCTATGGATTCTAGGATCATTGAATAATTTTTCTAATCTCATACGAATTAATTCGTATAGATATTCTAATTCTTCATCATCTCTACTAAGATTTTCTGCTGAGAGAGCATATAGGGTGATAATCTTAATATCAAATTCTTCACACCAATCTAGCAGATTTTCAACAGCATCTGCTCCTTTCCAATGACCTTTTTTTGGCATTGATAGGTGTCTTTTTGCCCATCTCCTGTTGCCGTCTAAAATTAAAGCAACGTGATTTGGAATATCTCCATTTTGAATTTCACTTTCTAGTCTTTTTCCATATATTTTATAGAGTCCAGATAATTGAAAAATTACATCTTTAATTTTACTAATGATTTGTCACCACTGATACGTTATGCACAATTGTAGATATCAGTGTTTTTAGAATTTTGATTCTATTATTCTATTTTCAAAGACTTTAGTCTGAAATCATCTCTTGATCTTTATGTTTCCTATATTTTTTGAACAGAATTGTGGCTGAAACTAAGGTAGCCGCTAATCCTCCTAGAAGCGGAGGAATTAAGGTAAATGAAGGATCATCATTTATCATAATTTCAGTAAATTGGAAAACTGTTGGATAAAGTGCACCTAATACAATTATTCTCAAAATGTCGCTAATTTGTCTTGGAATTCCTCCAATCCAATTACTTAGTAATGTTCCAGCAAATATGGAACCCATACCAATCCATAAAATTGGAATTGCCCCTGAGACAAATTGTCCTACAATTACTTTGTCTGTAATTATTGTGGTGAATTGTGTATCTGAATTAAACAATTCTTGATCAACTGCACTAACACCAGCTGGAACTGATGACAATATTAGTAATACTCCTGCAACCATTGTGAACATTCTGATAAACCCCATCGGTGTTGGTTTTGACCAACTTGACCATACTCTATCAATATCAAATGCTCTGATTAAAAATGCACCACCCAAAATACTTACAAGTACTGCAAATATTTCTGCAGTATAACCAAATACTGTGGCAACTCCTCCTATTAACAAAAGAATTCCGGGAACTCCTAAAAAGAATTTGGAATATTTTGAATCATATGCAAGCATTTTTAGATATTTTCCAAACACTGCATAAGAATATTCTACACTTCTACTAACTTTCATTACTACACGTTGAACTGAAACTACTGGAAGAACATTTTGAATTACGGGAATAACACTTTCATCGTCTTCTCCATCTGAAACAATGACTGCACCATTTGCAGAAAATTTTTCTAAAATTTTTCTGGTTTCTGCTAGAATTTTTTCATCTGCTTGAACGCCTCTATCTTTAACCCCTGCAACAGTAACTACTTCTACTTGGTACCCTTTACTTATCAAATCTTCATATGTTTTAATTGCCGCAAAAATTGAATTTGAATCTGCATCTTCAGGATCCTCTAATGCTAATCTTTGAGCTGCCTCAATACATGCATCTCTACCTATAACGGGTGTTTTTATTCCTGCTTTGTCTCCAACATCATTATCTCTATCAATACAGATAACTAGCAATTTATTGGCTGTAGATGCATTCACATCTTTTTCAATCTTATCTGTGCGTTGAGACATCTAGATTTTTTACACAAAATTGCTTTTTAACGATTTCCAACAAATATGAATAGTAAAATTCGGTTTTGAGGCTAGCCTGGTCTGGACTGATCAGAAATTCTAACATATTTTGCAGATTCAGATTTTAAAGATTCAATTTTTTCTATAATTTTATCCATTTCTTCTTCAGTGTTTCCATTTTCAATCATGTTGGCCAAGACCTTTGTCTCAACTATATATGCATTAAATGACTTCATAGCCTCCATGTAATTGATGTAGCTTGTTTGCCATTCTTCTGATGGTTTTGAAGTAATGAATTCACTAATTTGAGTAGTTACTTGTGATGACGTTACTTCTGTCACAGCAATGTATTCTTGTGGAGAAATTTCTCCTGTTTTTAGATTTTCATACTCCAGATCTATTGATTCTTCTAAAACTTCATGGATACTTTTTACACCATCCAAATAATTTTCATAATCTGACACAACAAATGTTGTTTCAACATCCTGAGGAATAATCCATAACAAGAAACTTGCACCCGTAATTGCAGCCAAAATTATGGCAGTAACTGCCACTCCTTTTTTTGATGCCATTCTGTAGAGTGTGATTAAGGAGTTTATAATTGATAATATATCATTATCTTGAATTACTGAACAATTATTGAGAAAAAATTAATTTTTTATAGACTTGTTCATGATTTTTTAAAAAATACTTGATTTCTTTACAATTTTTTCAAAAATCTCTTTTTTGATGCCTGAAAAAATTTACGCACATCTAGCCTATAGTGAAATAATTTTCACAGCCTCTGCCTAAATACCACCAAGTTTGACAAATTTCATAATGGTTCAAGCATATTGCGTAAAATGCAGAGCAAAAAGGGACATTAAAGATCCCAAAGAAACTACACTAAAGAATGGACGTCCTGCCGTAAAAGGTACATGTCCAACATGTGGTACTAACGTCTTCCGTATTGGTAAGATGGAATAACCTCAAACAAGGTCCACACGATTTCTCTTTTTCAAAACCCATATAGGGTCTACCATGCACTATTTTTTAGTGACTAAAACAGAATATGAAAATTTACTAAAACGTATTCAAGATAAGCTAGGTGATACTGATAAAGAATCTCAAACTAGATTTGAACTCCCTATAGTAGATGTAATGTGGGAAGGACAAAAGACCTTTTTACGAAATTTCTCAGAATTTCCCAAAGTTTTACGTAGAGATCCTGATAAAGTTTTACAGTATCTTTCAAAAGAGTTTGCTGTACCTGCAGAGAGGCTAGGAGATAAAGCAATGTTTGTTGGACGTAGAGCTCCAGATGATTTTACTAGATTATTTGAAATTTATGTTAAAGACTATCTTGAATGTCCAACTTGCAAAAGTCCAGACACAAAAATTCTCAAAGAAAATAGAATATCATTTTTAATTTGTGAAGCTTGTGGTGCAAAATCTACTTTGAAAGGTAAATATGCGTAATGCAATTCGCGATACGAACTACTAACTATCAAAACCAACCAATGCTGAATATTTGTGATGCAGAAATTTTGGGGAAAAAAATTATTGAAGGTGAATTGACTATGCATATTAGTGAGAATTATTATGGCGAAAGATTTGTTGAAAAAGAAGAAGCTGAATCTTTATTGAAAAATTCCTCAATAATTAACATGGCTGGAAAAGAAACTGTATCTTTATCTCTAAAACTTGGAATAGGTTCTGAACTTGCTGTTAAAACAGTTTCTGATGTTCCTTTTTTGATCATTTTTAATATGTAATTAGATTGATTTGACATCAAAAATTTTTTTGTTTTTAATAGAAATCTCTTTTATCTAGTAACGACCTTTTCTATTCAATGACTGACATTCTAAGCAAAAAATTAGAATCTAAGATAGATAATAAATTAATTTCTAAACGAAATCGAAAACATTTGGAAGATGGTTTTAAAAAAGGAAAAGTTGTCAATGAAGTTTTAGATAAACCAACTGTTATGACATTATACAAAATGATTACAGATCATATTATTGCATATGTCAATGGTTCTATTAGTGCTGGAAAAGAGTCGGTTCTTTTTTGGGGTGTGGATGAAAATGATGGTAATGTTGCTTTGAAAATTTATTTGGTAAGTACTTCAAATTTTAAAAAAAGGGAACCATACATTCTTGGAGACCCTAGATTTTCTCATGTCAAGAAAGGTACAAAGAATTTAGTTTATCTCTGGGCAAAAAAAGAATTTAAAAATTTGATTCAATGCTATGAGGCTGGAATTCCAGTTCCTAGACCTCTACATGTGACTAATAATGTTCTAGCCATGGAATTTATAGGAAATGATGGCAAACCTGCCAAATTATTACTTAATTCACAAGTGGATGAAAATGACTATTCTCAAGCTATTTCTATACTCAAGGATCTTTACAAGAAAGCAAAATTAGTACATGGTGATTTTTCAGAATATAATATTTTTAAAACTGAAAATGGTTTAGTAGTTTTTGATTTGGGTTCTGGTGTTGATCTTAGACATCCAAATGCTCAAGAATTTCTTAAACGAGATATTAATAACATTGGACGATTCTTCAATAAAAGAGGGATTTCTATTGAAGATTCAGATGAAATATTTGAGGATATTGTAAAATGAGCTTTGAAAAATTAATTCGTATTCCAAATGATCGTATTGCTGTTTTAATTGGAAAATCAGGTTCTGTTAAATCAAAAATTGAAACTGCTTGTTTTGTTACATTAGATATTGACGGAGATACTGGTGAAGTTTTTATAAAATCTGATGGTGATGTTGAAAAAATACAACCCTTTAAAGCTATGGAGATTGTTACAGCTATTGGTAGAGGATTCTCACCTGATAATGCAATGACTTTACTAAAAGGTGAGAATGCATTACATGTAATAGATCTTAGAGAATTTGCAGGAAAATCAAATGCAAATGTTGAAAGGATAAAAGGGAGGATTATTGGAGAAGGTGGTAGAGCAAGGCGAAATATGGAAAATCTTAGTGGTACTCATATCTCAGTTTATGGAAAAACTGTTTCAATTATTGGTGATGCAAGTAAACTTCGTTTAGCAGTTGATGCTATTTCATCTATATCTAGCGGAAGTATGCATGGTGCTGTTTATACAAAATTAGAAGCAGCAAATAGAAAAGAAAAACAAGAAAAAATGAAGCTGTGGGAAGATCAAGATGTCTTCTATTAAAGAAAAATTTAATCAAATTTCTCCTAGTGAGTTTTTTTATAGTAACCGTGATTTAGCCGGATTCAGTAATCCAACAAGATCTCTTTACACAGCTGTTAGAGAATTTGTTGAAAATGCATTAGATGCATGTGACCAAAAAGGGATTCTTCCTGATGTTCATCTGACAATAAAGGCAGTTGAGCCTGAAAAACCAGATCCTAAGCCTTACATTTTGACTGTAAAGGATAATGGACCTGGAATAGATGCAGAACATATTCCACTTGCTTTTGGAACTGTCCTATATGGTTCAAAATTTGGATTAAAGCAAGCAAGGGGGATGTTTGGACTAGGAGCAACAATGGCTATTCTTTATGGACAAATTACAACTAACAAACCAGTAATTGTAAAAAGCTGTTCAGATGGTGCAATCCAAAATCAGTTTGAAATATTGTTAGATATTCAAAAAAATAAACCAGTAATTGTTAAACATACAACAAAAGAAGTTTCAAAAAAAGGATTATCTGTCAGTATTTGTTTAGAAGGCGATTATTCAAAAGCAGGTAATAAAATTCGTGATTATGTTTATGAAACTTCTTTGATTACTCCTTATGCTTCAATCACTTTTGATGATCCTAAAGGACAAAAATTCACTCACACAAGATTTGTAAAAGAAATTCCACCTCCACCAACAATTATTCGACCACATCCTCATGGCATTGATGTAGAACGAATAAGAAGAATGATTGTTGAATCACAGTTTGAGATTCCTGTTATTGATGATGCAATGATTGAAAAAGTAAGAAAAGATTTGGGATTGTCAAAGAAAAATCTAAGTTTTACAGCAATAATGGATAAAGCAAAGAAAAAATGGAAAACTCTTTCACGGCAAGTTAGAGTAGTAATTGCATTAATGTCGTTTCTAAAAATGGATTTTGAAAAACTAAATAAAATAAAAATTGAAGATCTTGACATCCCAAACAAAAAATTGTTCTATTGGGATTTTGGAGATTCTCAATCAAAAGCAGTTGATTTGGATCCTGAAAGTCAATATTACAAGCAACTTACTAACACTGTTCAGGGAGAACCATTAACTACATTTTTGACTAAAAGATTTCAACGTATAGGACCAACAACTGCGGTAAAATTTGCAGAATTTGCAAAATTCAAACCAGAAAAACGAATGGGTACTCTAACAAACCAAGAACTAGTTCAACTAAGTGATTCTCTTCAAAAATTTGATGACTTTATGGCACCTGATTCAAGTTGTTTGGCTCCTTTAGGTGAAGAGCCACTTGAAAAAGGAATCAAGAAATTCTTTAATCCTGATTTTACTGCTGTAGTTCAACGTCCACCTTCAGCATATTCTGGATTTCCATTCATTGTTGAGATGGGCATTGCTTATGGTGGTGATATCAAATCAGGAGGACCTCATGTTTATCGATATGCCAATAGAATTCCATTACTATATGATGAAGGAAGTGATGTAGTTCTCAAAGTAGTAAACGACACTGATTGGGGAAGATACAAGGTAAAAGGTGATCCTCCATTCATTATAGTATCTCATATCTGTTCCACCAGAATACCATACAAAACCGCTGGAAAAGAAAATGTTGCTGATAGACAAGAAATAGAGAGAGAATTAAGATTAGCATTACAATTTTTGTCAAGAAAATTGGCAGCATACATGTCAAAAAGAGGACAAGCAGATATGGCAAAAAAGAGGGCTAATCTTTATGCCAAATACATTCCATTAATTGCAGAGTTTTGTACAGAACTTGCTGGTAAGAAAAAAGCACCTAATTACCAGAAAATACTAGATGAAAATGCAGTTGATAATACGGTTAAACCTAAAAAAGATGAAAAGGAGGAAAGCGTAATTGGCAACAACTAAAGAGAAAAACAAAATAAAAGAACGTGGTAAAAAAGCTGATGAAAAACAAAAGAATATTCTTGAGATGTTAAAAAGTCATGGTGCAAAAATTTATGATGATTTAGATAATGGCCAATTTCCAAAATTTTCAATCCCCAGCAGATCTGTAAGCAATATCGTTTATGATAAGAAACTTAGGCAGTATATTTTAGGAAATAATGCAGCTGTAAGAAGTTCAAGAAATTCTGCACAGTTAAGATCTTTTACTCAATTAATGTGGTTAGCATTTTTTGCAAATAGACTAACTCATGAAAAAAAATCCTCCACATTAAGAGATGTCTATTATTCTTCACAAGCATTCGCAATTGAATTTGAAGATCAATCTGAATCTGATAACATCATAGTTGATTTAGAAGCAGTAACTTCAAAACCTAGAGAAGATTTTCATATTTTTCCAGAAGAGAGAAGTTCAATTTTTGGTGACTTGAATATTGAATATACTATTCCAGGTTACGAAGGCAAAAGTATGAATTTATCAAACCATCCTGATGGATATTCGATTGGACCTAGTTTGACTACTGCAGAATTAGTTGATACCAGTGCGGAAATTGTAATTGCTATTGAGAAAGGTGGTCTTTTTACTAGGTTTGTTGAAGAACAGATTGATAAAAAATTCAAATCCATTATTATCAATACTGGTGGACAAGCACCACGTTCAACTCGTACTTTGTTAAAGAGACTGCATGATGAAATGGGATTACCTGTAATTGTTTTGACAGATGGAGATGTGTATGGAGAACATATTGCCATGGTAATTAAATCAGGTTCTGCAAATGCTGCTCATCTTAGAGAACTTACCGTTCCAGATGCAAAATGGGTAGGTGTATGGGCTACTGATATTGAAAAATACAAATTGCCAACTATTCCAATGACTGAATCTGATATCAAGAGATGTTATGATCTTCAAAAGGATCCGAGATATCAAGATGGAATTTGGAAAAAGGAACTTGATGTATTTCTTCGATTAAAACGAAAAGCAGAACTTGAAGCTTTCTCAAAATACGGTTTGACCAATATTACTGATAAATATCTGCCACAAAAATTAGAATTAGCGAAAAGCCTCTAGTTATTTTATTCTTAAAGTTAATACTCCGTTTCTATATTTGAAATCAAATATTTGCATTTCATTAACTCCTTCTATTGGAACTTCTTTTGAAAATCCACCGGTACCCCTAATGTATAAGATACCGTCTACTAATCTAACTGCAATTTTATCTTCTGGTCCTGGTACTTCTGCAACAAATACAAATTCACCTTCGCCTTTGATTAAATCATAAACCCAATTCTTTGTTTCTTGTTCTCTAGTTTGTGCATATACTGGTTTTTTATCTTTGGCCATTTTTTTCAAAACTTTGACCCAATAAAACATTGTAAGAGCTGCTGCCCCAATTAGAATAAAACTGACAAAACCTGAATCTGCCCTTTGTGTCATTATGTAGATTATTCCTAAAAATAAAATAACAATTATGGGGATTACAAAATTTAATGACTGATCATTTGAATATGCTCCTTTGTAACTTGCCAAACAGTCAAAATTGAGTTCTGCCAAATATAAAGTATCTTTGGTTTTTATTACCATTTTTGAAATTTTATCTATTGTCCGATGATAATCAAACAAAACTTTCGATAGGCGAAATTGTACTCAAAGGAACCATAATTGCTGTTATAATTACAATTCCTTCTATCAGTGGATTTGTTATTACTTGGATTATATCTGATAATTTGATTCATGCAGTAGTTATAGGCGGAATTATTCATTTCATTACTATGGGATTTTCTTTAAAGATATCCAAAAAAATCCTTGTTAAAAAATAACATCATAGAACATATTTTATGTAATAATGATTTATTTCAAAAATAATGTCTCTTACGGCAATTGAAAACGATCTTGTGTCTGAAATACATCTAAACTCAATTCAAGCTAGGGTCTATTTGGCAGTTACATGTTTTGGAAAAATGTCTCCAGAACAAATTGCTGAAAAATTGAATATTTCTATTAATGATGCCAAAAAAGCATCAAACGAACTGATGGCTTTAGGTGCTTTTATTGATATTACTGTCACTGAATTTGAAGCAATGCATCCTAGATTTACAGCCGTTAACATGTACAGAAGGATGTGTGAGAGAGAAAATATTGAATTTAAACGAAACAAAATTGTTGATAATATTGGTGTGATTTTAGAAAAACTATATGATGATGCAAGAACTAAATAATGCTAATACTTGGTGAACAACATTGGTCATAGATACTGAAACCTGTAAACATCAACCAGTCTATTTTGGAGTAGTAAATATCAATATTGATGAAAGAACTATTGGTTCTGTTGATGTTTGGAGATGCGGTGTTTGTAAGAAAAGATTCTGTGAAGAAAAACAACTTGGAATTGAAGAACTTGCTGATTTGGTTGGGATGCCAAAAATTGATCCGGATGCAAAATGGGGTGTTAGTGTATGTAAATTACAACAAGGCAAGTACAAATGGAAATTAGTAAAATTAAAAGAAAATGGAGAAATTAAACATGAATGTTTAGATGAAAAAGTAATTCCTTTAAAAGTGAATGATTTTAAAATTGAAGATGATAAACATTGGAGTTTCTTAATTGATGACAATGTTAACAAGGCTGTAGAAATTTAATTCCTGAGATGGATCTTAACGTACACATAAACAACATTCATGGTAGTCAAATGGCTGCAAAGATCACTGGTAATTTTACACTAGATTCAAATGAATTTCGTTTTACTGCTATTGCTTTTGGTAGGATTGGAGGTCAAAATATAGGAGCAAAACTCTCACAAACAACGGAAAAAGAACTTCAAAAATTGGGATATGATGTTGAAGAAGTCATACTTGCTTTACAAAGAAATCTTTTACAAGGTGATTTGACTTTACCCGAAGGCCTCAAAAAAGAGTCATTTGTTGATGATTAGAATTCTGCTTCTTCTAATGCTTTTGCACATGCACAACTTCTTGTTTTAGGAATTTTATCAATTAACTCCGTTAGAATTTTTTTTGTTTTTTCAACATTTTTTGAAAGTGTTTCAATCACTTCTTTTGCTGTGACTGGTTTTTCTGCCCATACATCATAATCTGTAACTGTTGAAATTGAAGCATAACACATTTGAGCTTCTCTTGCTAACTGACATTCAGGAACTAGAGTCATTCCAATGATATCTGCACCTGTTGTTCTATAAAATTTGGATTCAGCTTTTGTTGAAAATCTAGGCCCTTCTATGCAGATATATGTACAATCTTTATGCATATTCAATTCTTGATTATCTGTAACTTTGAGAATTGATGATTGTAATTCTGGACAAAATGGCTCTGCAACTGAAATATGGATTACTCTACCATTATCTGAAAATGTTCCATCTCTTGATTTTGTAAAATCTATGAATTGACTTGGTAATGCAAAGTGACCAGGTTCAAATTCTTCTTTTAAACTTCCTACTGCTGAAGGAGCAATAATTCTAGTAATTCCTAATTCTTTGAATGCCCAAATGTTTGCTTTGAAATTTATCTTATGTGGTGGAATGGTATGTTTTTTTCCATGTCTTGGAAGAAAAGCAATTTTTCTTCCTTTAAAAATTCCCACAGTAATTGTATCTGAAGGTTTTCCATATGGAGTATCAATATCAATCTCTTCTGCATTTTCAAGTAATCCTGAATCATAAATTCCTGTTCCTCCAAAAATCCCTATTTCTACATCTTTTTCCATTAATATTTCACCAATGATTTACAATTGTATTTGCTAATTCCTTTCATTCCATTAAGATCCACTAGTTCAATGATGAATGCAAATCCTACAATTTCTCCTCCAATTTTTTCTATTAGTTTTGCAGAAGCTTTTGCTGTACCGCCAGTTGCAAGTAAATCGTCACAAATTAGGACTCTTTCTCCTTCTTTGATGATGTCTTTTTGTATTTCTATTGTATCTTTTCCATATTCTATAGTATATGATAATTTTGTAGTTTTTCCAGGTAGTTTTCCAGCTTTTCTAATCATTACCATTCCTTTATTGTATCTTGAAGCTAGAATGGAAGCTAGAATAAATCCTCTTGATTCAATCCCTGCAAACACATCTATATCTTTTGGATGAAAGTATTTTGAAAATTCATCTGCAACATACGATAATGCTGAAGGATCTTTCAATATTGGACTAAAGTCTCTAAATAAAATCCCTTTTTTCGGAAAATTTGGATAATCTGCTATCTTATCTTTTAAATTCATAATTTACACAAAATTAAGTGAAATAAAATTGTTTGAAATTATTGAATTTGGAAAGTTGATTCTGCTGTATTGAATGCATCTTCTACTCTTATAGTATATGTTCCTGGTTCCGTATCTTTTGGAATGATCCATGGTTGTTTAATTTCTCCTTGTGCAGATGCTGGAAATGAAAGTTTATCAATAATTTCATCATCTTCTGCAATAATTTCTATTGAAACTGTTTGTTGTCCTCCATGTACAATAATGTTCTTTGATTTTCCAACTCCTGGATAATTAGGCCCATCTTCAACTAAAACAACCATGCCTTCTGTTGAAGTTGCAAGAACTTCAATTTCTACATTGTCGAAGTTTGAACCACTTTTTGCCTTTATAGTCCACATTCCTGGGATTGCGTCTGAAGGAATTCTGAATGAATCTTCGGATATTTTCCCATTCTTATTGGAAAACGTTTCTCTAACTTTGACTTCTTCTCCATTAGGATCAATCAAAGTTAATGTTAAGAGAACATTTGATCCTGTATCTCCTAATACTAATATCGAATCTCCAGGATGATAATCTAATTTTGTGGTATTGATTTGAATTTCTCCAGACCCAATTTGTAGTCCTACTGTGAACGTCTCTGTGCTTTGTGCATTGCCCTTACTAACTACTGCATTATACACTCCAGATGAAAATCCAGACAAGTCTATAGAGTGTGAACCTCGTCCATCTGGCTGCAATTGTATTGAAACTGCCTCTCCTTTTGGTTTGTCTGATGGATCAATGATTAATAAATTGATAATTTCTGAACCTTTTCCTGAAATTGAAATCACAGCTGTTTCACTTGATTTGTAATTAAGCTTATCAAATTCTATGTTAACTGGGATTGATGGTAATTGTCCTAAACCTGCATAAGTGAATTCTTTTTCTTTTTCTTGAGTTGCAATCAATGTGTATGTTCCCTCTGGAGTATTTTGTGTAGTTGAAAATTCAAATTCAACTTTGCCTGTGTCGTCAATTTGAATAATATCTGAAATTACTTCTTTTCCTAAAGGATCTTCTAATATGATCTCAATTGACTTGTTTGGTATTGCTGTTCCATTAAATTTCATTTTCTCTCCCGGTTCAAATTTTAAATTAATGGGAGTAATGATGATTTTTTTATCTGATGATATTTCCCAAGTACCTGTAATACTCTGCTTCCCATCTGAAATAGTTCCAATATATTTTCCAAATGGCCTATCTAGTGGAACTAAAAGTGGTTCTAATTTCCAGTTTCCTTTACTGTCTGTTTCTGTTGTTCTAGTTCTAATAATTTCTCCGTCTGGTGCTTCGATTTCTATCTTAATCCCACTACCAGGATCTGCAGTTCCAGAAATCTCTAAAAAGTCTCCTCTGTGAATTTCATCTGGAAGTCCTTTAATTGTTAGTGGAATATTTTCTGAATCTGCTATTCTGTTTTCTCCTTCTCCTATTCTGATACTGAGTTTCTTTTCTTGTCCTTCTTTGTCTTTTATCTTAAAATCTACTCTCTTTGCTTCTTGATCTTTAGGAATTTTCATTGTTGTCATAAAGTGACCATTATTATCAGTTGTAAAACTACCAAGTTTTTTTGTGTCAATGTAGAAATCATATTCTTGTGAGGATGCAAAATTATCTCCTGTGATTCTAATTGATGAACCTACATTTGGTTTTTCAGGAATTATTCTAAAAACAGCATCTTCTTTCATACTTTGATTAGTGTTATCTGCACTCTGTTTTGGTTCTGAATTTTTAATAATTGCCGGTAATCCTTTAGCAATTGTTAACCCTGTGTCTATCTGTGTATTTTTGTTGTCTAGTGCTTTCCAATTTATTCCTGGGTTGGATTT
This window contains:
- a CDS encoding adenine phosphoribosyltransferase, which encodes MNLKDKIADYPNFPKKGILFRDFSPILKDPSALSYVADEFSKYFHPKDIDVFAGIESRGFILASILASRYNKGMVMIRKAGKLPGKTTKLSYTIEYGKDTIEIQKDIIKEGERVLICDDLLATGGTAKASAKLIEKIGGEIVGFAFIIELVDLNGMKGISKYNCKSLVKY
- a CDS encoding DNA topoisomerase VI subunit B, producing the protein MSSIKEKFNQISPSEFFYSNRDLAGFSNPTRSLYTAVREFVENALDACDQKGILPDVHLTIKAVEPEKPDPKPYILTVKDNGPGIDAEHIPLAFGTVLYGSKFGLKQARGMFGLGATMAILYGQITTNKPVIVKSCSDGAIQNQFEILLDIQKNKPVIVKHTTKEVSKKGLSVSICLEGDYSKAGNKIRDYVYETSLITPYASITFDDPKGQKFTHTRFVKEIPPPPTIIRPHPHGIDVERIRRMIVESQFEIPVIDDAMIEKVRKDLGLSKKNLSFTAIMDKAKKKWKTLSRQVRVVIALMSFLKMDFEKLNKIKIEDLDIPNKKLFYWDFGDSQSKAVDLDPESQYYKQLTNTVQGEPLTTFLTKRFQRIGPTTAVKFAEFAKFKPEKRMGTLTNQELVQLSDSLQKFDDFMAPDSSCLAPLGEEPLEKGIKKFFNPDFTAVVQRPPSAYSGFPFIVEMGIAYGGDIKSGGPHVYRYANRIPLLYDEGSDVVLKVVNDTDWGRYKVKGDPPFIIVSHICSTRIPYKTAGKENVADRQEIERELRLALQFLSRKLAAYMSKRGQADMAKKRANLYAKYIPLIAEFCTELAGKKKAPNYQKILDENAVDNTVKPKKDEKEESVIGNN
- a CDS encoding S-methyl-5'-thioadenosine phosphorylase is translated as MEKDVEIGIFGGTGIYDSGLLENAEEIDIDTPYGKPSDTITVGIFKGRKIAFLPRHGKKHTIPPHKINFKANIWAFKELGITRIIAPSAVGSLKEEFEPGHFALPSQFIDFTKSRDGTFSDNGRVIHISVAEPFCPELQSSILKVTDNQELNMHKDCTYICIEGPRFSTKAESKFYRTTGADIIGMTLVPECQLAREAQMCYASISTVTDYDVWAEKPVTAKEVIETLSKNVEKTKKILTELIDKIPKTRSCACAKALEEAEF
- a CDS encoding DNA topoisomerase IV subunit A, giving the protein MATTKEKNKIKERGKKADEKQKNILEMLKSHGAKIYDDLDNGQFPKFSIPSRSVSNIVYDKKLRQYILGNNAAVRSSRNSAQLRSFTQLMWLAFFANRLTHEKKSSTLRDVYYSSQAFAIEFEDQSESDNIIVDLEAVTSKPREDFHIFPEERSSIFGDLNIEYTIPGYEGKSMNLSNHPDGYSIGPSLTTAELVDTSAEIVIAIEKGGLFTRFVEEQIDKKFKSIIINTGGQAPRSTRTLLKRLHDEMGLPVIVLTDGDVYGEHIAMVIKSGSANAAHLRELTVPDAKWVGVWATDIEKYKLPTIPMTESDIKRCYDLQKDPRYQDGIWKKELDVFLRLKRKAELEAFSKYGLTNITDKYLPQKLELAKSL
- a CDS encoding Hsp20/alpha crystallin family protein — encoded protein: MVIKTKDTLYLAELNFDCLASYKGAYSNDQSLNFVIPIIVILFLGIIYIMTQRADSGFVSFILIGAAALTMFYWVKVLKKMAKDKKPVYAQTREQETKNWVYDLIKGEGEFVFVAEVPGPEDKIAVRLVDGILYIRGTGGFSKEVPIEGVNEMQIFDFKYRNGVLTLRIK